The following coding sequences are from one Sander lucioperca isolate FBNREF2018 chromosome 2, SLUC_FBN_1.2, whole genome shotgun sequence window:
- the nono gene encoding non-POU domain-containing octamer-binding protein, producing MQGNRAQQNHGGTNNNANRKPGGGGTNGQQPEPNRANEALTLDLQGFRKPGEKTFTQRSRLFVGNLPTGVTEEDLEKLFAKYGKANEIFINKERGFGFIRLETRIIAEIARAELDDAPFRGRPIRVRFATHGAALAVKNLPDFVSNELLEEAFAVFGQIERAVVIVDDRGRPTGKGIVEYTSKPAARKALDKCSDGAYLLTAFPRPITVEPMEQLDEEEGLSEKIINKNQQYHKEREQAPRFAQPGSFEYEYAMRWKALMEMEKQQYEMVDRNMKEAQEKLEAEMEAARHEHQVMLMRQDLLRRQEELRRMEELHNQEVQKRKQAELRQEEERRRREEEMVKRQQDGFRGNFPESREQEMRMHMGGMNRNSLGGGPGPVGAADNAAMMPGGPGNNGNMPGGGPGGFARGLPNPGDYGPNKQRRF from the exons ATGCAGGGGAACCGAGCCCAGCAGAACCACGGCGGGACCAACAACAACGCCAACAGGAAGCCCGGAGGAGGGGGTACAAACGGGCAGCAACCCGAGCCCAACCGGGCTAACGAGGCCCTAACCCTGGACCTGCAGGGCTTCAGGAAGCCCGGGGAGAAAACCTTCACGCAGCGGAGCCGCCTCTTCGTGGGGAACCTCCCGACGGGAGTCACGGAGGAAGACTTGGAGAAGCTGTTCGCTAAGTACGGCAAGGCCAACGAGATCTTCATCAACAAGGAGCGAGGCTTCGGCTTCATTCGGCTCGAAACCCGAATCATCGCCGAGATCGCCCGAGCCGAACTCGACGACGCGCCGTTCCGCGGCAGACCCATTCGCGTTCGATTCGCGACGCACGGCGCCGCGTTGGCGGTTAAAAACCTGCCTGATTTCGTGTCTAATGAGCTGTTAGAAGAGGCGTTCGCTGTGTTTGGGCAGATAGAGAGAGCTGTGGTGATAGTGGACGATAGAGGCAGACCCACGGGGAAGGGGATAGTGGAGTATACGTCCAAACCTGCCGCGCGGAAAGCGCTGGATAAATGCAGCGACGGCGCGTATCTGCTGACCGCGTTCCCGCGGCCCATCACGGTGGAGCCGATGGAGCAGCTGGATGAAGAGGAGGGTCTGTCTGAGAAGATCATCAACAAAAACCAGCAGTATCACAAAG agcGTGAGCAGGCCCCCCGGTTTGCCCAGCCTGGCTCCTTTGAGTATGAGTATGCGATGCGTTGGAAGGCTCTGATGGAGATGGAGAAGCAGCAGTACGAGATGGTGGACCGCAACATGAAGGAGGCCcaggagaagctggaggcagagaTGGAGGCCGCCCGGCACGAGCACCAG gtGATGCTGATGCGTCAGGACCTGCTGCGGCGCCAGGAGGAGCTGCGGCGGATGGAGGAGCTCCACAACCAGGAGGTCCAGAAGAGGAAGCAGGCGGAGCTGCGGCAGGAAGAGGAGCGCCGACGCCGTGAGGAGGAGATGGTCAAGCGCCAGCAGGACGGCTTCCGGGGGAACTTCCCCGAGAGCAGGGAGCAGGAGATGAGGATGCACATGGGCGGGATGAACAGGAACTCGCTGGGCGGCGGGCCCGGCCCGGTCGGCGCCGCCGACAACGCCGCCATGATGCCCGGCGGCCCCGGGAACAACGGCAACATGCCCGGGGGCGGCCCGGGAGGATTCGCCAGAGGCCTCCCCAACCCCGGGGACTACGGACCCAACAAGCAGCGCAGGTTTTGA
- the pold2 gene encoding DNA polymerase delta subunit 2 gives MFSDMSAGKPGSSLLCRPVSEDQAPVFERVSPAYNLCSERYTVGERSFSRQYAHIYATRLMQMRPLLSERAQQKWGSDVLIRKLCDLQTGEQCCIVGTLFKRMELQPSILKEISEEHNLLPQPARVKFISDTDELILEDELQRIKLEGNIHRDKCVTGSVVAVFGAEKNDGKFTVEDFCLADLPLQTPRPVLTSDRFVLLVSGLGLGSSNADSMLGLQLLVDMVTGQLGGEGEQSGAANISRVLLAGNLLSQNTQDKDAHTKPKFLTKKTQAGSVEAMRLLDELLHQLAASVPVDVMPGQFDPTNYTLPQQPLHRCMFPLASVFPTLTLASNPHQAHIHGVRFLGTSGQNVCDIQKYSSMEDHLEILEETLRLRHLAPTAPDTLGCYPFYQKDPFILEECPHVYFSGNAPEFGSKLITGADGQEVLLVCVPDFSSCQTACLVNLRTLTCEPLAFSAFSAHEEDESEMNVSH, from the exons ATGTTCTCCGACATGAGCGCCGGGAAGCCGGGCTCCTCTCTGCTGTGCCGCCCGGTCTCGGAGGACCAGGCCCCGGTGTTTGAGCGGGTGTCGCCGGCCTACAATCTGTGCTCCGAGCGCTACACGGTCGGGGAGCGGAGCTTCAGCCGCCAGTATGCTCATATCTACGCGACACGACTCATGCAGATGAGGCCCCTGCTGTCAGAGAGAGCGCAGCAGAAGTGGG GATCAGACGTGCTCATCAGGAAGCTGTGCGATCTTCAGACAGGGGAGcagtgttgcattgtgggaacgTTGTTCAAGCGTATGGAGCTGCAGCCTTCGATCCTGAAAGAGATCAGCGAGGAG cACAACCTGCTGCCTCAGCCGGCTCGAGTCAAATTCATCAGCGACACGGACGAGCTGATTCTGGAGGACGAGCTGCAGAGGATCAAACTGGAGGGAAACATCCACAGAGACAAGTGTGTCACAG GAAGTGTTGTTGCCGTATTCGGAGCCGAGAAGAATGACGGGAAGTTCACGGTTGAGGACTTCTGCCTCGCAGATCTTCCTCTGCAGACACCGAGACCTGTACTCACCTCTGaccg gTTTGTTCTCCTGGTCTCTGGACTGGGACTCGGCAGCAGTAATGCCGACAGCATGCTGGGTCTGCAGCTGCTGGTTGACATGGTAACGGGTCAGCTGGGCGGCGAGGGCGAGCAGAGCGGAGCAGCGAACATCTCCAGAGTCCTGCTGGCTGGAAACCTGCTGAGCCAAAACACCCAGGACAAGGACGCCCACACCAAG CCCAAGTTCCTGACCAAGAAGACGCAGGCGGGCAGCGTGGAGGCCATGCGTTTGCTGGATGAGCTGCTGCATCAGCTGGCG GCGTCGGTTCCCGTGGACGTGATGCCGGGCCAGTTTGACCCCACCAACTACACGCTGCCCCAGCAGCCTCTGCACCGCTGCATGTTCCCGCTGGCCTCCGTCTTCCCCACGCTGACGCTCGCCTCCAACCCGCACCAGGCGCACATCCACGGAGTCAG GTTCCTGGGAACGTCGGGCCAGAACGTGTGTGACATCCAGAAGTACAGCAGCATGGAGGATCACCTGGAGATCCTGGAGGAGACGCTACGGCTCAGACACCTCGCCCCGACGGCGCCCGACACGCTGG GTTGTTACCCGTTCTACCAGAAAGACCCGTTCATCCTGGAGGAGTGTCCCCACGTCTACTTCAGCGGCAACGCTCCCGAATTTGGATCCAAACTCATCACAG GTGCGGACGGACAGGAAGTGCTTCTGGTTTGTGTCCCAGACTTCAGCAGCTGCCAGACGGCGTGCCTGGTCAACCTGCGCACGCTGACCTGCGAGCCGCTCGCCTTCTCGGCGTTCTCCGCCCACGAAGAAGACGAGAGCGAGATGAACGTCAGCCACTGA